GACGCTGAGGTTGACGGCGTCGGTTTCCCAGAGGACCAGGAGCACGAGGTATTGGGGGTAGGTCAACCCCAATTCATCCAAAACAGGTTGGTAACATTTCGTTACCAACCTGGATGCCGCGTAAAGCGGGAAACACAACTGGTTGTCCAGTTTTAGCAAATCATCCGAACCCATAAGGAAAGGTACTAAATGACTTCCAACCGGACCTCGATGTTCCCACGGGTGGCGTTGGAATAGGGACAAATGGCGTGGGCCTTTTGTACCAGTTCGAGCGCCCGGGCGGGGTCGACGCCGGGGAGGTGGGCCGCCAGGTGTACCCAAAGCGAAAAGCCGCCTTCGCCGTTCGAGGTAAGGCCCACCGTCGCGGTCAAGACAGAGGTGGATACCACCTTCTCCCGTTGCATCACCAGGTTGAGGGCGCTGTCGAAACAGGCGGCATAACCGGCTGCAAACAGTTGTTCCGGGTTGGTGTGACCGCCCGCGCCACCCATTTCTTTGGGTATCCGTACATCGAGTTCCAGAATACCGTCTTCGCTTTTGACGTGTCCGTTCCGTCCGCCCGTGACGGATACGGTGGTTTGATAAAGGGTTTTCATATCTTATGCGATTATATCGTGTGCGATGTAAAATTGAAAAGAAAATCTGAAACCGCCAAAAAAAGTATATTGAAGCATAAAACCCAGCCATGAAAACTTTTGCCTTGTCGTTGCTTACGCTCTGGATAACTTTCGCGTGCCGTGCTCAAAACGTTTCGTTCAATCAGGGTGGTACTACCGCGACCCATTACTACGAGGAGATTCCCTACGAAGTCGTGGGCACCAAGATGTTTATATACGTGACCATCGGGGGGGTGCGGCACAAGTTCCTTTTTGATACAGGGGCGCCTACGCAAATCTCGTCTTCGCTGGCTGCCGAAACAGGCGCCACCGACTTAAGCCGGACCCCGATAGGAGATGGGACAGGAAAACGCGATACCCTCCGTATCGTCAGCGTAAAAAACATACAGCTCGGACAAGTCACCTTCCAGGATATTCCAGCGATAGGATACCTACCGGATATATTCCCCTGTTGGGATGCCGAAGGGGCAGTCGGCTCCAACATGCTGAGGAACTCCATCGTACAGATCCTGCCGGAGAGGCATGTCATCATTCTCACGGACGACGCCGGCAGGCTTTTGCTGAAAAAAAGGAACGGCATCCCTTTGAACACGGCTTTAGACCAACAAAGTAGCCCGTTTATCCAGTTGATATTCAAGGGTACGAAACGTGTCTTTGTATACCTGGGGTTCGATACCGGGGGGGATGATTTTATAACGATGCCCGGGGTTTTACTAAACCAGATTTTCCCATATAAAGTGTGCACCATTGCAGACCGGGGTATTGGCAGCCACCTCTATAGCGAATTCGGGCTGGGAAAGCCGGATTCGACGTACCGGGTCCTCATACCGTCGCTCACCCTTGCGGATGTGGAATTTGACAACACCACGGCGGAAGTGCTCAAGGTAGGCATGGCCCGGATAGGGGCCCGGCTGTTGTCGTACGGTTCGGTGACCCTGGACTTCATACACCACAAATTCTACTTCGACCCTACACGGGATAAAGTGGACATGACATTACCATTCTGGCCGGTAAGCCCGATCATTCAAAACGATCAACTGTTCGCCGGGGTGGTGTGGGGTAAAATGAAAGACCTGATCAAACCCGGGGAACAAATCGTCGCGTTCGGAGATGTGCCAACGGAAAGGACGCCCTTATGTGCCTGGCTGGTACACAACCCCCTGGACAGCGTCGCGGGGACCGTGGTTGTAAAAATCAAGGGCGCGGACGGGGTGGTCCGGGACGTCAGTATGACAAAGGAATAGGCGCTTGCAAGGCGCTGGAAATTGGTCTAATTTCAGGGTATAAAACCCTTCATCATGAAACGGCTAACCACCCTCCTCTTCGCAGCGGGCCTGCTGGCCTTTGCGATGCCCACGCCGATGCCCATCGGTTCCACCCTGCCCGATACGGGTGTAAAAATGAAAGACGTCTCCGGTAAAATGGTCTCCTTCACAGACGTCAGGAAAGCAAACGGTCTATTGGTGATGTTTAGTTGCAATACCTGTCCCGTTGTCCGGGGATACCAGCAACGAACAAAAGACATTTGCGCGTATGCCCTGGCCCACCGGGTCGGGGTGATCCTGCTCAATGCCAACGAGGCCCAGCGGGACTATTCGGATTCATACTCCGCGATGCAGGCGTACGCAAAGGATCAGCAATACCAATGGCCCTACGTGATCGACCAGGATTCAAAAATGGCCAATACCTTCGGCGCCAGCCGGACCCCGGAATGTTTCCTGTTTGATGCCTCGGGCAAGCTGGTGTATGAAGGCGCCATCGACAACAACCCCGGGAATGCCGATGGCGTTACCCGCGCGCATTTGCGCGTGGCCATGGAGGAGATGCTGGGCGGTAAAGAGGTGAGTGTCAAAGAAAGCCGTTCGGTGGGTTGCCAGATAAAACGTATGTAGTGCGCCGCCGTACGGCCTACCGCAGTAGCGACTCCACCGCCTGCTTAAACGCCTCCGGCGTCAGCTGTTGCTGGTAAAACTTCCGATACCCCGTCCGGGGATTATAAAAGACCGAGCAGGGAATCACCCCCGTCCAGGTAGAGTCGATCGCCGGTGCGATGACGTCGGCGTCCGTTTCGTCCAGCCAGGCGATAGGCGAATGAAACCCGTGTGCCTGTGCAAAAGCAGTAATTTTCTTTGGATAAAAATCCGCAATGTCCAGGCTCAGCAGCAACAGGTCCACCTTAGCGCCATAGGATGCCACGGTCGATTCGAAATAGGGAATCTCCTGTACACAGGGGACGCAAAAGGTCGCCCAAAGGTTGACGATGACCGGTTTTTTCGTCGTTTGAAGAAACGTTTTCAAGTCCGCGATATGCCAGCGGGGTATCGTTTGCTGGGCGCCGGCGCAGAGGGCAGCGCCCAAAAGGATAATGGCGAACAGGTACTTCATATCGCGAAGCTAGTTATTTTTACCTGCGCATGAACCACCCTTACTATATAGATCGCTTTCAAAAGGCTGCCGCCCGTCT
This region of Dinghuibacter silviterrae genomic DNA includes:
- a CDS encoding TlpA disulfide reductase family protein, with product MKYLFAIILLGAALCAGAQQTIPRWHIADLKTFLQTTKKPVIVNLWATFCVPCVQEIPYFESTVASYGAKVDLLLLSLDIADFYPKKITAFAQAHGFHSPIAWLDETDADVIAPAIDSTWTGVIPCSVFYNPRTGYRKFYQQQLTPEAFKQAVESLLR
- a CDS encoding retropepsin-like aspartic protease — encoded protein: MKTFALSLLTLWITFACRAQNVSFNQGGTTATHYYEEIPYEVVGTKMFIYVTIGGVRHKFLFDTGAPTQISSSLAAETGATDLSRTPIGDGTGKRDTLRIVSVKNIQLGQVTFQDIPAIGYLPDIFPCWDAEGAVGSNMLRNSIVQILPERHVIILTDDAGRLLLKKRNGIPLNTALDQQSSPFIQLIFKGTKRVFVYLGFDTGGDDFITMPGVLLNQIFPYKVCTIADRGIGSHLYSEFGLGKPDSTYRVLIPSLTLADVEFDNTTAEVLKVGMARIGARLLSYGSVTLDFIHHKFYFDPTRDKVDMTLPFWPVSPIIQNDQLFAGVVWGKMKDLIKPGEQIVAFGDVPTERTPLCAWLVHNPLDSVAGTVVVKIKGADGVVRDVSMTKE
- a CDS encoding thioredoxin family protein, producing the protein MKRLTTLLFAAGLLAFAMPTPMPIGSTLPDTGVKMKDVSGKMVSFTDVRKANGLLVMFSCNTCPVVRGYQQRTKDICAYALAHRVGVILLNANEAQRDYSDSYSAMQAYAKDQQYQWPYVIDQDSKMANTFGASRTPECFLFDASGKLVYEGAIDNNPGNADGVTRAHLRVAMEEMLGGKEVSVKESRSVGCQIKRM
- a CDS encoding organic hydroperoxide resistance protein; this translates as MKTLYQTTVSVTGGRNGHVKSEDGILELDVRIPKEMGGAGGHTNPEQLFAAGYAACFDSALNLVMQREKVVSTSVLTATVGLTSNGEGGFSLWVHLAAHLPGVDPARALELVQKAHAICPYSNATRGNIEVRLEVI